Within Acaryochloris sp. CCMEE 5410, the genomic segment TTTTAAGGCAAGCCATAGTAATAATAATGAAAATCTACACACCATCATTTGAAGAACTGAATTTTTGCTATGAATTAGAAAAGTCTTTTTCTTCAAATTCTGAAGATGCTAATGAAAAAGGGTTTTTCCTGCCTGGAGCCTCATTTAAGGTTTATGAAGATTTACATGATACAGGCTATATAAAAGTTTTATCTCAAGGTTCTAATCTTGTAGGATTTGTAATGGTTGTTCCTCCAAAGCATCAAATCTTAAGCAGATTACTAATTAATAACGAATCTCTCATTTGGTTTGATTCAGAGCAATTATACCCAAATGTAGATAATTGCTATTGGATTGCAAAAATAGCCGTTAAAGCTGAATTCATGCGATTTGGATATGCAAAAGCATTATATGAGGATGTATTTGAGAATTTTGATGGGTTAACTGCACTTACAGCAACAGCTGTAAGTCCGCTAAGAAATCATGCTTCTGAAAACTTTCATCGTGCCCTAGGTTTGAAAGCCTGTGGTTTATTCTTATCTGGAACAAAAGGAGAGCTAACTAATATAGTAAATATTTTGTGGAGAAAATAGAGGAACGATGATGCAAGAAATTACTAAATACTTAATAAATTAAATTTAAACTTATTTATTAAATACTTAATATCTGTTTCCTGCTGAAGCTTATTTGATGTTAGATATATTCTTTCAAAAACGGCATGGATGTCAATAAGATGAGGAGGATATTAGTTTGAGATGGATTTTAAAAACTAGAGAAAATACGCACTAAATGAAAAATAAATATCTATGCCTAATTCTGAATTTGTTTAAAATTCTCGACAATCACGCTAGCTTGCTACTCCACATATTCCTCATAGCCCACCTTATGAGTCACCTTGTTTATTCTCAGTTGACCTTGCTAAATCAGTTAGTTACCAACTTGCAATGCGTTGTGTGCTTTCTCCCCATTCTCTCCCCAATAGATGGCCTTGAGACTTTTCTTGGGGTCTTCTTCCCTCAGAGGGTTAATTTCAACGACAAACTCAGCGATCGCACGTCTTTCCTGGGTATATCGCAGGGATTTCTCTAAGAGGATTCCTTGGAAAGCGCAAGTGTTCATAATTCATTGATTATAAGCCTGGGCATGGGCTATGTGACGTTTTCTGGCAAGAATCCCGAATTTAACCCAAACCCCACTCCTCTACATTAGAATGACCGCAAGTTTGCTCCTAGCGAGGTTTCCCCATGCCCTCAGCAACTATCGACAAGCTCAACCAACTCAAAGTTCAGCTTGAGCAGTGCAACAATGACACTGCTGCTCTTCTCCTAAAACGGACGATTGCAAAACTTGAATCTCAACTCCAGAGAGAGCAGCTTACAACACAGTCTGCCCAAGTACCCTCAAAAGAAATACCAAAAGTCTCTCAGGCTAGTACCAAACGTCAATCTACAGGCCAGGATCAGGCCAAGGAAAGAACCAAAGCAACTCCCCAACCACAGCAGGCCACAAAGACTCACCAGGCTAAATCTAAATCGCGAGATAATCGCCACAAACGACGTTTACTCCCTGGCAATGGAACTCATCGAGCCTGGTGCAGACTTCCGGGAATCATCCGAGTTAAGGAGCCTGAAGTAGAGAAAGAACGCCCAGTATATTTCATAGAACTGGATGGTCATCAGGTTTCTTTGAGAGTGCCGAAGCGTTTCAGCAAATTGATAAGAACGTCATTGGATACACCTTTGATGGTGAAATGCTACCCTCAAATCATTGATGGTCAAAT encodes:
- a CDS encoding GNAT family N-acetyltransferase, translated to MKIYTPSFEELNFCYELEKSFSSNSEDANEKGFFLPGASFKVYEDLHDTGYIKVLSQGSNLVGFVMVVPPKHQILSRLLINNESLIWFDSEQLYPNVDNCYWIAKIAVKAEFMRFGYAKALYEDVFENFDGLTALTATAVSPLRNHASENFHRALGLKACGLFLSGTKGELTNIVNILWRK